From the Phyllostomus discolor isolate MPI-MPIP mPhyDis1 chromosome 7, mPhyDis1.pri.v3, whole genome shotgun sequence genome, one window contains:
- the SLC6A6 gene encoding sodium- and chloride-dependent taurine transporter isoform X2: MATKEKLQCLKDFHKDILKPSPGKSPGTRPEDEAEGKPPQREKWSSKIDFLLSVAGGFVGLGNVWRFPYLCYKNGGGAFLIPYFIFLFGGGLPVFFLEVIIGQYTSEGGITCWEKICPLFSGIGYASIVIVSLLNVYYIIILAWATYYLFQSFQSELPWAHCNHTWNTPHCMEDTLRKNKTLWSTLNTSNFTSPVTEFWE, from the exons ATGGCCACCAAGGAGAAGCTTCAGTGTCTGAAAGACTTTCACAAGGACATCCTGAAGCCATCCCCAGGGAAGAGCCCTGGCACACGGCCCGAGGATGAGGCTGAGGGGAAGCCCCCACAGAGGGAGAAGTGGTCCAGCAAGATCGACTTTTTGCTGTCTGTGGCTGGCGGCTTCGTCGGCTTGGGCAACGTCTGGCGTTTCCCATACCTCTGCTACAAAAATGGTGGAG GTGCCTTCCTCATAccgtattttattttcctgtttgggGGCGGCCTGCCTGTGTTTTTCCTGGAGGTGATCATAGGCCAGTACACCTCCGAAGGGGGCATCACCTGCTGGGAGAAGATCTGCCCCCTGTTCTCCG GCATCGGCTACGCATCCATTGTGATTGTGTCCCTCCTGAATGTGTACTACATCATCATCCTGGCCTGGGCCACATACTACCTGTTCCAGTCCTTCCAGTCAGAGCTGCCCTGGGCGCACTGCAACCACACCTGGAACACGCCCCATTGCATGGAGGACACTTTGCGCAAGAACAAGACCCTGTGGAGCACTCTCAACACCAGCAACTTCACCTCCCCTGTCACCGAGTTCTGGGAGTAA